In Cyprinus carpio isolate SPL01 chromosome A1, ASM1834038v1, whole genome shotgun sequence, the following proteins share a genomic window:
- the cnrip1a gene encoding CB1 cannabinoid receptor-interacting protein 1a — protein sequence MADVPAIINIAISLKIQPNDGPVFYKVDGTRFGQSRTIKLLTGSKYKIEVIVKPGSAEATTMGIGGKSFPLEQQSRDEEQIVYNGTYDTEGVPHTKSGDRQPVQVFIEFKDAGTFETVWQVKYYNYYKREHCQFGNSFNCIEYEAKPNETRSLMWINKEVFL from the exons ATGGCCGACGTTCCAGCGATAATAAACATCGCGATTTCTTTGAAAATCCAACCCAATGACGGACCCGTGTTTTATAAAGTGGACGGGACGAGGTTCGGTCAGAGCAGGACAATCAAATTGCTAACAGGATCGAAATACAAAATCGAGGTGATCGTGAAGCCGGGTAGCGCGGAGGCCAC CACAATGGGAATCGGCGGAAAGAGCTTCCCTTTGGAGCAGCAGTCCAGAGATGAGGAGCAGATCGTCTACAATGGCACCTACGACACTGAGGGAGTGCCACACACCAAGAGCGGGGACAGACAACCTGTGCAGGTCTTCATAGAG TTCAAAGATGCAGGCACATTTGAAACAGTATGGCAAGTGAAATACTACAACTACTACAAGAGAGAACACTGCCAGTTCGGCAACAGCTTCAATTGCATCGAGTACGAGGCCAAGCCCAACGAGACCCGCAGCCTCATGTGGATAAACAAAGAGGTTTTCCTGTAA
- the LOC109106866 gene encoding F-box only protein 48, which yields NSITCNQDPLQHSFTETLPTEMSVRIFSELDVRSLCRASLTCRHWNDIIEGSDQLWRSHCLTALAVCRREVNGDRRAGCSWKVTLVRNYRKGCVKRRWLKGRYSNISSADDIPPNSMCPLDVETWGEILEAELDR from the exons AACTCAATCACCTGTAACCAGGATCCGCTCCAGCACAGCTTTACAGAGACCCTTCCCACTGAGATGAGCGTTAGGATCTTCAGTGAGCTGGACGTCAGGAGTTTGTGCCGGGCCTCGCTCACCTGCAGACACTGGAATGATATAATCGAGGGCAGCGATCAGCTGTGGAGGAGCCACTGTCTTACAGCGCTGGCTGTTTGCCGGAGGGAGGTGAACGGGGACAGGCGTGCTGGGTGTTCATGGAAG GTTACTCTTGTTCGTAACTACAGAAAAGGCTGTGTAAAGCGGAGGTGGCTGAAGGGCCGGTACAGTAACATCAGCTCTGCTGACGATATCCCGCCCAACAGCATGTGTCCACTGGACGTGGAGACCTGGGGAGAGATACTAGAGGCGGAACTGGATAGATAG